ttcgagatcgaaagttcagaatgggagatctggtgttgagacgcgtatttttggcaacacgagatccagcagctggagtgctcgagccgaattgggaaggaccgtaccagatagaatcagtcatccatCCCgatgtgtacaaacttgcgagattggacgggagcctggtaccacgagcatggaatggcgaacaccttagaccttactatcagtagtgtaggaaaaatgttgcctgtaaccatgactttctatctgtattagtttgtttgcttttgaattccatcaaataaagatctatttcgttcaatatattatccttttttttttttgtaatctctcttaatttaataacctatggtcacactcataggatattaagggggcatcatcggtatatataccattgatttaaaaaataaaaaataaagtatttggatgtaaccagatacgtgagcttagatagtttggacaaccgaattatcaaaaacataaagtatttggatgtaaccagatacgcgagcttagatagtttggacataaccgaattatcaaaaacataaagtatttggatgtaaccagatacgcgagcttagatagtttggacataaccgaattatcaaaaacttataagtatttggagttaaccagatacacgagcttagatagtttggacgcaaccgaactatcaaaagataataacgtttggatttaaccagatgtgcaaacttaataggtttggagcaaaccagccaaaaaactaatcgacgataagtaggaacctaaacctacttcgagataagtcgagatcgaggctggaatatcttaaagaaaaatagtttcgaactcataaccccGGAGTtaaaaccgaggacgagaaaaagtaactaagcaaaaagatataactaaaccattcacattacataccataagtactttcgggttcgtggttaaagtaatatccgaccttgataaataacaagatcggaagcggataattcgagcaaacgatgcatgaatgcatcgagtctcgagcctaaatccacactatgtttgtatgaataaataaacataaatgattcatcaatataaaatgtgcaaaatatttcgagctgagaaatgtaaagcatatataggtcaataataaaagaaattgtattagccctacgggcataaataagAAGTTACAAACAatagagggacgcagccccgaggtaagaatcaagaaggagcagttcccttggcttTTCCGACGTCAACGACActagaccccccaggacgaatagcatgactatccttctgagcagcctctcaAGCAGCTTCACTCGCCTCAAGACGGGCACTCCACCGCTCTACGTATTTGGCCTCGAGagggcccaggaagctggtatcgaggtcggcattgtcaacccaaattttgtacatggcctggtcaaccgccttctccttctgctctttgaactcgttctggaggcgggccttctcgctttcCATAATGTCGAAAGTAGCAgccttctcctcttcgagcttagcgTTAGCCTTCTCTAGCTCGacaagacgagtcttcgcctgttcaagctcggccttcgtcttctccagctccgcgAGACGAGTCTTCACTTTCTCAAGTTCAatcttcgagtccttgagttcatcagccatcttaagctggagatccctcgactcttgggccagagacatacttgtgtgcacctcgttggtcagcttataattaagctgtgctgaaacgacaagggcctgaaatacaaagaacaAATTAGATCGCGAGCTGAGGCATAAACagttaaaggagagttgcgaaggctaccgTGGCAgtgagttcaatactcttatcataaagagtattacagtctgaggccttgtgcacgaggtcccaatggtcggcaccgaagccagaaaagctctgacccactcgagagaggacgtccgagctaagcacagccccttgggtccAAGCGATGCCGTCAAGGatgaactcctcaatatgaggttGGGCCATCGGCAGTCGAACCTTGGTGacggaaggtttcttcgggggctgGCCGACTGTTTTTTGGGTGTCAGTCGGAGGAAGCAAGACGGGCGCAGTTGAaccagacgcatcaacctggacaaTCGGTTCCGCAGTTGTGCTCGCAGTAACCTGAGTCGTCGGGGTCTTCTCGAGGCGTCTGGGgaccttggatggtcggtcggacctccgcgaggctctcgggcgtttactcttctgagctccagtcccctcatcactaaaaagcacagtgtcgagatcgggatccatggcacctgcacagttccaatcgaagttagacataatgataatgagcttggaaaataaaaaagaaaaaaccaagtaaagaaaagacctaactggaactctcccccgaactagagctcggggaccatgaaattcccccatcttcagaagaggcggggggagtaccttccctataggtggacgtcaaccttgaaaggtccctataattgttggtcccatattgaacagctatcccgttccacacctcgtctgaagtatacatggtgtcatacttcccgagccaactatcaaacctatgaacacaaGCGTCtatacccaactccatatgtagaagtggtatctatcatgcaggcatgaaactaacctatcgggcttatgctttagtaaggtgggggaccacattctcgaggtaaggagggctttaccttcatccgagtccgaactcgaggcttcgtcattagcctcattcctcGATGACGGactccttctgcgaactggaagtgggggcctcacctctctcctcggagggaggacgcctgtgggcaaaggcacctactcccaatgttcatactttttattggaccagtcaaaggtggactggccatctcccaagagcccgcaagctcggagcctatcctcatgtaaaaggtacaagagagacctccttccatgagggagttggagcagggtctctctatgtcccttcattgcctcgtcaggagtaggacgctgaaaattggctggagagcaagacacatttcaactaactACGGATCTTACAgctaaaatcccgagcacagagataaagaaaactggaatacttacgaatctgccTGAATGAGTaatatcgagacggggacaggccatctttccagaagaaggcttttttgaaatcaggtggatgattggGGAGATCTTGAAAGACCTTTTTCTCTTTAGGATAGCTCAAAagatagtaaaagccatctcctccctgagctcgggaggggttgcttttcagacaaaggagatataaaatctcctgaggtgaaggtccttcccacttcagctcgtggtataacgaccttagggctgacaggaccctgtaagaattggtgttgagctggaacggggccaacccaacaaaatccgtgaagtccttgaaaaaagacttcaaaggcaacagcgcccccgccttcatgtgttcctggctccatgtcGCGTATCTCAGCCTGTTGTCACGATCCCCGGGGGCGTAACAGCTTCGTTCGTAagcggccggagctcgacacttcaaagaacttgacaacctgaggccatggagggccagaatgtcagttatctgacttgtcgaggtaaccgagctccaatagtgctcggcttCGAAGATCTATTTCCTTGGCTGTgaggaagaaggctcccccatcaatgaaaattggagttctcctggactatacgcgacggtgacctttaatgcggggtcgagggggatcggcctaggccctgaattggactctggataaagggcctcccgaagagttgtcctcttcccctctatgacctcgtctatttggcggcggtaatgagctcgaatatcctcttgCTCGCGTGCAAACTCGTACTCACGGattcgacgttgattccgagaaaacaacgattccgggctcggggtttttggcgagtaagggattgccagcaacgacccccaccgtctttccagattctgtgacatctagcgagaaagaaaaaatggtgagggccatgcatgcaggAATTACAAGCTCGATAGGACGAGCTcggagtttaggaacaaaacaatcTCGATAGTAAGACCTTTATTAAAGGGTCAGAACGcgcgttccacgagaaagggaggagagtaaacaatttttttttagaatcccaaaaatcaggggaaaaagagtggcggataaccagaaagggtaaccttgggtatcgtgcatttgtcaaagccaGGGTTTTATacctgatatcttggtgtacaagaaacgttttttaaaattttaaaacccagaaaacagaaatcttgctcaaacatcaaaactggatatgaaccagtgatgtaaacccagtatggaaacttaaaacataaaagcctatcagacaaaaattccctaacgttttgtactaagaaaataaactagtacattcaaagacatagcaagaacaatatgaacaaaaactaggataagggaaaacaaagattggacacttacacaataatggcgatttcagagaaattgctgactgaaggagaggctgcaaatatgagctcacggactcgaacaaaccgaaGGTCTTTTGTTTTTTCGGCTGGGAGAACATGCACGAGAGAGAGGTTCTCTGGGTTGGTCTCTGGTTTCGTCCTTTCCCTTttttgtttctgatgcgtgtaaaataagaggaagaagaagatctTTAATATAAAGGGAGAAAGGTgataaaaaggattaatctgggccattggccagaatcctcatgaaatccaacggTAAGGGGgcgatgacatgatggtaccgaaaaggtggcaaacgaatgatcgtgggcaggtttccaaggtactcaagtaccataaatgagcaatacccaaatgacgcgtgtccattttcaagtatatgacggtacggttcccgaagaaagtagttcaaaagtttccttctcgtaggattcgaacaaatacttttgagggggcaagatgttatacccagatttcgagccatgttaaatgtgacctcgaaagctggattctcAGCGAATGAACTtgtaaagtctgaagtatgtttcaAGACTATACATCGAGCCTGaaaagctgagacgacttcgaatatggtggcctcgaaatccacacgatctcgaagggtagcacccgagatgcatctatcctcagggatgacctcggatcaggggttccgagcctgatgcgagtacgatctcgaaagccatgtgacctcgggagatgtcattagctcaaaagctgatgtgagacctgggagaataaggccttggagatatatgataataaccttgaacatcttcaagtgttgtccataagagacgtggtctacatttattgatgtaaatcccctgaaatcatgggatattatttgattagttatacacTCCCTAGTCTtcagggaacgtttccttttatatcggattataggtatttaaagccatttgatttattttcaaataaagagtaactacccaaaatatgtgggatagtattctgcatttttctctataaatagagaaatcatgcaccattgtaaagggccCGAATTTCTGAacattgagagaaaactctgaagaattcatccttgaagaattttcagagatcatcttgagcttaataaaaaagactcgtggactaggcagatttaactgctgaaccacgtaaaaatcgtgttttgtattatcatattttttggCCATTACTAATTATTGTTTGCGTgctctttcactgttgacgaaaaacggcgtcaacaatatataAATTAGAACAAAAGAAATATCTCATAAAAGTCAAAAGAGAATTCGAAGACATAAAAGTCAATTAAGTACAACCCATCTATCTTCCTGTATTAAGTTTTCATtttcatatctatatatatatacatataaatggaTTAACTTGATGTATGTATACACAGAATTAGCTATCTATTAAAAATGAGAGTTGCAGTAGTGCTGGTGCTTGTGCTTGTGCATGTATGGAGTATTACGAGTAGCAATGAAGAACGAAGTGGGCAATGCATAGAGAGTGAGAGACAAGCTCCTCTTGGTTTTAAGAAAGGCCTTGTTGATAGAGACAACCGTCTATCCTCCTGGACAAGTAGCCGACGAGATTGTTGTACCTGGGAAGGAATCAGGTGTGATAACTTAACTCAAACTCATCATATTGTTCTCCTTAATCTTCGTCGCAATGATTTGCATGGTGAAATTGGTCCCTCGTTGATTGAATTGAAACAATTGAGGCACCTCGATCTTAGTTTCAATAGCTTCACTATAATTCCAAAGTTTATTGGCTCTTTAACAAGACTCCGATATCTCGATCTTCGACATAATCCTTTTATTGGAGCTATTCCTTCTCATCTTGGGAATCTTACTAGATTGCATTCTCTCTATCTTGGTAGTAAGGGTCAATTGAAAGCTGACAATCTCAAATGGCTTTCTCGTCTCACATCCCTCAGACATTATAGAATATCGAGAATTGATTTATCCAAAGCCATAGACTGGTTTCAATCAATTAAAGCAGCCCCCTCCTTGTTAAGTTTGACATTATATTCTTGTCAACTTCCGCAAGTAAATCTCTTGTCTCCTTCCAATAAAAATTCGTCTGATTCTCTCACAAATCTTTTTGTCTCCGACAGTTCCATACATCCTACAACAGTTCCTTGGTTGTTCAATGTGAGTATCAATCTTGTTAACCTTACTCTATATTATAGTAACGTCAGAGGTCCTATTCCAAATTCTTTTGAAAATATgagaaattttgaaaatatttacTTAAGTGGGAATGGATTTGAAGGAGAAATACCAAATTCATTGGGAAATCTTTGCACCCTTAAACAGTTGTCTTTGACTGGGAACATTTTCAATACAACACTCCATGATTTTTTAGAATGGCTTAGTGGTGGCTGCACTAAGGATTCTTTAGAATTTTTGGATTTGTCGTCAAACCAACTACGAGGATCCATTCCTGAAATGAACTCATTTCCCATCTTTCTAAGAGAATTACGAATTGGATATAATCTATTAAAAGGACCACTCCCTAGTCTTTCAAAGCTGCCATACCTAAGAGAGTTGGATGTCTCTGCAAATTCCCTTTCTGGTCTCGTCTCTGAAGTTCACTTTCACAATCTCTCCAACTTGGAGGTACTAGACTTGTCATATAACTCCTTAGCAATAAAATTTAACTCCACTTGGATTCCACCATTTCAACTAACTTCTATACGGTTGAGCTCTTGCAAGTTAGGTCCGAAGTTTCCTAGTTGGCTGAGCTCTCGATCTTTCACACAATGAGATCAAAGATACTATTCCAATGAATTGGTTTAGCAATTTGACTACGAAATTGAATTATCTAGATCTATCTTTCAATCAATTCTCTGGTCCTATCCCATCGTCTTTATCCTCTGATGAATTATATCTTCAAAATAATAAGCTTACCAGTTTAACATCTTTCCTGTGCGAACCACGGCTGGTAGTTCATCACAAAATACATGTTCTTGACCTTTCAAATAATCTGTTATCTGGAAGCCTTCCTGAATGTTGGGGGAATTTGAACAACTTGGCTGTTCTCAATTTAGGTCATAATAATTTATCCGGAGTTATTCCAAAGTCAATGGGTTTATTACTACAAATTCGAGTTTTGCAATTGAGGCACAACAACTTCTCAGGAAATCTACCCTCATCCTTACAAACTTGTGAGCAGCTTCAAGTTTTTGATATTGGAGATAATGCATTGGAAGGAAAAATTCCATTGTGGATTGGCCAAAATCTGACAAATTTGATCTTTCTGTCTCTAAAATCTAATCAACTCAGTAATCGTATTCCATCTAATATATGTAATCTCCATGCCATTGAAATGCTGGACCTTTCCATGAATAGAATATTTGGGACTATCCCTCCATGTCTAGAAAATTTTACCTCTATGGTGGAAAAACGAGATCACAATGTATTAGAGACTGGAAGCAATAGCTTTAGGGTGGATGTACCTCTTGGTGAGAATACTACATTACTCTTTGAATTAGTATCACTAGTAATTATGTGGAAAGGAGTGTACCTTGAGAATGAAAAGATTTTTAGATCATTAAGACTCATTGATCTTTCAAGCAATCAATTGATTGGACAAATTGAAGAAGAATTAACACATCTTGTTGAATTAATTCAACTTAACCTATCATGGAACAATTTGCATGGAGCTATCCCAAAGGAGGTTGGGAAATTGAGCAATCTACAATCGCTTGATCTGTCCAACAACAAGCTCTTCGGTGAAATTCCCTCTAGCTTAGCTACAATATCCTTTTTGAGCTACTTGAAGTTGTCGAACAACCGATTGTCTGGAAAAATCCCCACAGGCACTCAACTACAAAGTTTTGAAGCTTCTAGCTATACAGGAAACCTTAGACTTTGTGGACCTCCTCTACCAAAGCCATGCTTTGGAGATGAAACTTTACAAGGCAACCCAGATTCAAATCGTGATGAAATCATTTTTGAAGACGATGACAAATGGTTTGACATGAAATAGTTTCATATGAGAATTGGAGTTGGATTTGTTGGAGTTTGTGCCAACATTTTGCTTATAAAATCTTGGAGAATTGCCTATTTCCAGTTCTTAAATAGCATGGAGAATTGGCTTTATGTGACAATTTCTATCAAAATGGCCCAATTGAAGAGAATCTTTTCAAATTAATTAGCAGGCAATGTATTATATACTTCGGTTTTTCTATGTTTTTAAATGGGCTAAAATCACTCTAGGAGGTTGCTATCAATTATTTTGCTtttctaatttaattttttttatttgaatttatgAACTGTGTACTTACAAAATAGCTTTGGATGATCTCATACGATGGAGTGGAGCTATGGCGGTTTGAAATTTCAAGTGCTAAAAGCAGatcaatttatttgtaatttataAATTGTCTGGATGCTTTATAAGTTTActgttttgtaatttttattgtCGTGTGATTTTTGTTTATCTTTTTGGAAGATGaacaatccactaaaaataaaaCTTGTGCTTTTTAAATTATAAGGTTTTATTTTTTCAGCTCCAACATATGTAATATC
The Humulus lupulus chromosome 6, drHumLupu1.1, whole genome shotgun sequence DNA segment above includes these coding regions:
- the LOC133784642 gene encoding receptor-like protein EIX1, with amino-acid sequence MRVAVVLVLVLVHVWSITSSNEERSGQCIESERQAPLGFKKGLVDRDNRLSSWTSSRRDCCTWEGIRCDNLTQTHHIVLLNLRRNDLHGEIGPSLIELKQLRHLDLSFNSFTIIPKFIGSLTRLRYLDLRHNPFIGAIPSHLGNLTRLHSLYLGSKGQLKADNLKWLSRLTSLRHYRISRIDLSKAIDWFQSIKAAPSLLSLTLYSCQLPQVNLLSPSNKNSSDSLTNLFVSDSSIHPTTVPWLFNVSINLVNLTLYYSNVRGPIPNSFENMRNFENIYLSGNGFEGEIPNSLGNLCTLKQLSLTGNIFNTTLHDFLEWLSGGCTKDSLEFLDLSSNQLRGSIPEMNSFPIFLRELRIGYNLLKGPLPSLSKLPYLRELDVSANSLSGLVSEVHFHNLSNLEVLDLSYNSLAIKFNSTWIPPFQLTSIRLSSCKLGPKFPSWLSSRSFTQ
- the LOC133784643 gene encoding receptor-like protein EIX2; this encodes MNWFSNLTTKLNYLDLSFNQFSGPIPSSLSSDELYLQNNKLTSLTSFLCEPRLVVHHKIHVLDLSNNLLSGSLPECWGNLNNLAVLNLGHNNLSGVIPKSMGLLLQIRVLQLRHNNFSGNLPSSLQTCEQLQVFDIGDNALEGKIPLWIGQNLTNLIFLSLKSNQLSNRIPSNICNLHAIEMLDLSMNRIFGTIPPCLENFTSMVEKRDHNVLETGSNSFRVDVPLGENTTLLFELVSLVIMWKGVYLENEKIFRSLRLIDLSSNQLIGQIEEELTHLVELIQLNLSWNNLHGAIPKEVGKLSNLQSLDLSNNKLFGEIPSSLATISFLSYLKLSNNRLSGKIPTGTQLQSFEASSYTGNLRLCGPPLPKPCFGDETLQGNPDSNRDEIIFEDDDKWFDMK